One genomic region from Calypte anna isolate BGI_N300 chromosome 17, bCalAnn1_v1.p, whole genome shotgun sequence encodes:
- the LOC103533439 gene encoding glutamine synthetase, with the protein MSVSHSSRLNKLVREQYMRLPQDGLVQVTYVWIDGSGEGVRCKSRTLDKEPKSIEDVPEWNFDGSSTAQAEGSNSDMFLVPVCMFRDPFCLDPNKLVLCEVLKYNRKPAETNLRHTCKKVMDLVKDSHPWFGMEQEYTLLGINGHPYGWPDNGFPGPQGPYYCGVGADKVYGRDIVESHYKACLYAGVKICGTNAEVMPSQWEFQVGPCEGIEMGDHLWMARFILHRVCEDFGVVATLDPKPMTGNWNGAGCHTNYSTEEMRREGGLRHIEAAIEKLSKRHHYHICVYDPRGGRDNSRRLTGHHETSSILEFSAGVANRGASIRIPRQVGQDGCGYFEDRRPAANCDPYAVTEAIMRTTVLNETGVETKDYAEH; encoded by the exons ATGTCGGTGTCAcacagctccaggctgaacaagctgGTGCGGGAGCAGTACATGAGGCTGCCCCAGGACGGGCTGGTGCAGGTCACCTACGTCTGGATCGACGGCAGCGGGGAGGGGGTGCGCTGCAAGAGCAGGACCCTCGACAAGGAGCCCAAGAGCATCGAAG ATGTCCCCGAGTGGAATTTCGATGGCTCCAGCACGGCACAAGCTGAGGGCTCCAACAGTGACATGTTCCTGGTGCCTGTCTGCATGTTCAGGGACCCTTTTTGCCTGGACCCCAACAAGCTGGTGCTCTGTGAAGTGCTCAAGTACAACAGGAAGCCTGCAG AAACCAACCTGAGACACACGTGCAAGAAAGTCATGGACTTGGTGAAGGATTCCCACCCCTGGTTTGGGATGGAGCAGGAATACACCCTGCTGGGCATCAATGGCCACCCCTACGGCTGGCCCGACAACGGCTTCCCTGGCCCCCAGG gCCCCTATTACTGCGGGGTTGGAGCAGATAAGGTGTATGGGAGGGATATTGTGGAGTCCCACTACAAGGCGTGTCTGTACGCGGGGGTGAAGATCTGCGGCACCAACGCGGAGGTGATGCCCTCCCAG TGGGAATTCCAGGTGGGTCCATGCGAAGGCATCGAGATGGGGGATCACCTCTGGATGGCTCGGTTCATCCTCCACCGTGTCTGTGAGGACTTTGGGGTCGTGGCTACTCTGGACCCCAAACCCATGACCGGCAACTGGAACGGCGCTGGGTGTCACACCAACTACAGCACCGAGGAGATGCGGAGAGAAGGAGGCCTCAG acACATCGAAGCTGCCATCGAGAAGCTGAGCAAGCGGCACCACTACCACATCTGCGTCTACGACCCTCGGGGGGGGAGGGACAACTCCCGGCGCCTCACCGGCCACCACGAAACCTCCAGCATCCTCGAGTTCTCTGCCGGCGTCGCCAACCGTGGGGCCAGCATCCGCATCCCACGCCAGGTGGGTCAGGATGGCTGCGGGTACTTCGAGGACCGGCGGCCGGCGGCCAACTGCGACCCTTACGCTGTCACCGAGGCCATCATGAGGACCACGGTGCTGAACGAGACGGGGGTGGAGACCAAGGACTATGCGGAGCACTGA